TCGGCACAACAGTGAAGAATTCGTTTTCAGCTTTTCAAAACCCTTCGCTCTCTGCACTATCAGAGCATCCCTCTTTTTGTCTTGGCGCGGAAAATAAATATTTCATTTCTGAACTTCAGTCTTACCTGTTCCAGGGAACTATTCCAATAAAATCAGGGTCAGCTATTGGTGTATCCGGATACAGAACCGGGACAAAGGATTTTTTTGAAAGAAGACTTGGAGTTCATTATGCAAGAAAGCTTTCTGGAAAATTATACGGAGGAATAGAAATTTTCCATCAGCTATACAAAGTGAACGAAGGGAATTACTCGCCATTAGGAAACTGGTCGGGCATCATCGGAGTGTATTCCAAACCGCTTCCTTTTCTTGAAGTGGGTGCAACACTTCACAATCCCGCAAATTTTCACAGAAAGAAAAATCAAACTGAATTGCTTTCTCCGGCATTAAACTTAGGTGTATCCTGGATGCTGTCGTCTAAATTATTCATGAGAATGGAGCTTTCTCAAAATGCCGGTAACGGGACAATTTTGATGAATGCACTGGAATACAAACCCGGCGAACGTCTCATTGTTCGCGCCGGGTACAAAACAAATCCATCGCAACCGGCATTTGGATTTGGCTTACTCGTGAACAAAATGAAACTGGATGCTGCTTGCATGTATCATCCTGTTCTTGGTTTTTATCCTTCGGTTTCAATTAGCCAGGAACTATGAAGTATTTACTTGCTTTCCTGCTCAGTTTTTTCTGGTTTCAAAATTTCTGTTTTTCTCAAAACAAACAAACAGAAGAATTGCCTTTATCCATTCGTAACGATTTTGAAACGATGGCAGCGAATGGAAGCAATCCTGAAAATATTCAGGAATATCAAGAGCAGATAGCGGAATACAGAAAACATCCATTGCAGCTAAACAAAAGTTCATTGGAAGAACTGGAACAATTTCCATTCTTTACAAATCAACAAGCAAAAGCGATTATTGAACATCGGGAAAAATTCGGACCGATCAGAGCAATAGAGGAATTGCAGGTGATCTCAGAATTTTCTTTAGACGAAATCCGCAGACTGTCAGGAACCGTGAGTTTGGGAAATATAAACGAGGGAATGAAAGCCAATGCGAAAAACTTATTGCTGAAAGCGGATCAGTCGCTGACATTAAGGTTTCAGCAAAGTTTATCAGGCAATGCATCTTCCGAAGAATATTCCGGTCCTCCCTATAAGTTGTATGCTCGCTATAAATACCGCTTTGAAAACAGATTTCGTTTTAGCATCACAGGAGAAAAAGATCCGGGAGAAAGTTTTTTCAATGCGAATCAGAAAAAAGGATTTGACTTTACAAGCGCTTATTTTGAATACCAGTCAAAAGGAATGATAAAAAAAATCATTGTTGGTGATTACGCTGTTCAATTTGGACAAGGGTTGGTGATGTGGTCGGGTTTTGGTTTTGGAAAAAGCTCTGAAACGGTTTTGATCAAGAAAAATGCGAGAGGCATTATCCCCTATTCTTCCACTGATGAAAACAGTTATTTCCGGGGAATTGCAGCCCGGGTCGCGATCAGGAAATTTTACTCTGAACTATTTTATTCGAAACACAATTTAGATGGAAATCTTCAACAAAGCGTTTCGGGAAACTATATCACTTCCTTGCAAACCACGGGTTATCATCGAACATCGGGAGAACTGGCAGACAAACATTCTCAAACAGAAGAAATTTACGGAACTAGTTTGACTTATTCCTCCAGGCGCTTCAACACAGGAATAATTGGATATTTTACCCGTTTTGAACTTCCTTTTACAAAAAACACAACCACTTACAGTCGTTTCGATTTTAATGAAAAGGAAAATCTGAATGCAGGATTCCATTACAATTATCTTTACCGGAATATCAACTTATTCGGCGAAGCTGGTATGAGCAAATCCGGAGGAATGGCACTGCTCCAGGGAGTGATCACACAACTCAGTCAAAACCTTGGTGCATCATTGATGGTACGTCATTACGAAAGAAATTACCAGGCATTGAAGGCGCATGGTTTCAGTGAAAACTCTTATACAGGAAATGAATCCGGTTGGTATATGGGACTGAACTGGAAAATCAATCGAATGATTGCTTTGTCGGGATATGCGGATATTTTTCAATTTCCATGGTTAAAATATCAGGTTGATCTTCCATCACAAGGTTCTGAAAACCTGGTGCAGGTTTCCTGGATTCCCAGGAAAACAATAGAGATGTACGGACGATACCGGATTCAACAAAAAGAAGAAAACGAAATTGCTCCGGATGGAAAATTGCATTCTCTGACAAACAGTGTTCAACAAAACATCCGATGGAATCTGCGGATGGATCTGGATGAAACCTGGGAATGGAGCAGCCGCTTTGAATATATCCAGACAAGAAAAGGAGTTTCAAAACCCATGAAAGGCTTTGCACTTTATCAGGAAATCTTTTACCATCCTTTGAAAAGTAAAATTTCAGGATCAGTACGTTATGCTTTGTTCAATTGTCCGGATTATGATGCCAGAATATACTCTTATGAAAATGATGTTTTATACTCCTACTCTATCCCGGCTTCCTATGGAACCGGAAACAGGTTTTATATAAACCTCAGGTATCGTGTATTTCGAGGAATGAATCTCTGGTTCAAGTATGCATCAACAAGTTTTTCAAAACTACCGGCAACAGCAGATCCGGACGAATCAAACAATCTGAAATCAGAATATAAAATGCAGATGATTTTTCAGTTTTAGCTGATCTTTTGTACACTAAAACCGGAAGAACTCAGTTGGTTCCAAAACTCAGGATATGATTTTTGCACGACCGAGATATCGTCCAATTTCACTGTACCGAAAATTTGCGATAGTGGTGCCAATGCCATGGCAATGCGATGATCCTGGTGTGTGTGAAAAGTTCTGTCAGGCGGACTCAGTTTCTGATTGGGAAGCAACAATTCATCCTGAGCATCATTGAGCTGATATTTCAATCCGCATTTCCCGAGTTCTCCAAGTAAAACCGACAAGCGATCAGACTCTTTATGCTTCAGATTTGACAAAGAAGAAAATCTTGCTTCAGCACTAAGAGCGGCACAAGCTACAAGCATCGGAGGGAACAAATCCGGACAATTTTTAAAATCAAAATGAAAAGGAGCGGTCTGCGACCAGGAAGAAAAACCCTGAGAAACAATTTTGGCTCCATCTTTTTCAAAAACAGTCTCAACTCCGAGTGATTTCATCCAATCTGCAACCTGTGAATCTCCCTGCAACGTATCAGCCTGCAATCCTTCAAGAAAAAAAACTCTGCCCGGTGAGAGCGCGGAAATCAGATACCAAAATGAAGCGGAACTCCAATCTGTTTCCACGATCATTTCCTTTCCCTGATACGATTGATGAGGAACATGAATCTCATTTCCTTTTCGTTGTGCCTGTACTCCAAAGCGGGACATGAGATCCAAAGTCATTTGAATATAAGGCCTGGAAACAATTTCACCTTCCAAACGAATCTGCAATCCTTCCTCAAGCAAGGGAGCAATCATCAAGAGAGCGGAAATAAATTGGGAACTGATTCCCGCATCGATACTGACGATGCCTCCTGCAATATCTTTTCCTTCGATTTGAAGCGGAGGAAATCCGGGAACTCCCAGATAAGTGATATTCGCTCCCAGCTGATTCAAGGCATTTACAAGCGGACCGACCGGGCGTTCATTCATTCTTTTGCTTCCTTTCAACACATGAATTCCTGGTTGAATGGCGAGGTAGGCAACAAGAAACCGAAAAACAGTTCCCGCATCGCGGGCATCCAGTTCTTTATGATCTCCTTTTAATAGTGAATTGAGCAGTACTGTATCTTCCGCTGTGGCAAGATTATGAAGTGTAATAGGCTCTTTGCTTAAAGCCTGTATCATCATCAAGCGATTGGAAATACTTTTTGAGCTTGTCAGTTTTATATGGCAAGTCTCCTGGATTTGTGATCCGGAAATTAAAAATGGCATTCAGGAAGAATAAGTAGTTTGGTGAAAACGATCCAGCATAAATTTCAGTGCCTCGAGGATGTCCTTTTCTTCCGGTTGCTGATGGATCACTGGTGATCCGATATCTTTTAAGAGTACAAAATGAGTATCCTTTCCGACACTTTTTTTATCATGAGAAATAAGGGAAAGAATCTGGTTCATTTCCGCTTGAATCCTTGATAATTTAAAATGGGAAATAATAAAATCAACGATTTCATCCAGCTTCTGCTGAGGGAAACCCATGATTTTGTGTGAAAGGTAAAGTTCGCCGACCATACCTGCCGCCACTGCTTCACCGTGTTTTAATGGATCAGCATAATGGCGCATGGAATAACTTTCCAAAGCATGACCAATGGTATGACCGAAATTCAACGTCTTGCGCAGATTTTTTTCTTTGAAATCAGCAGCGAC
Above is a window of Bacteroidota bacterium DNA encoding:
- a CDS encoding helix-hairpin-helix domain-containing protein encodes the protein MKYLLAFLLSFFWFQNFCFSQNKQTEELPLSIRNDFETMAANGSNPENIQEYQEQIAEYRKHPLQLNKSSLEELEQFPFFTNQQAKAIIEHREKFGPIRAIEELQVISEFSLDEIRRLSGTVSLGNINEGMKANAKNLLLKADQSLTLRFQQSLSGNASSEEYSGPPYKLYARYKYRFENRFRFSITGEKDPGESFFNANQKKGFDFTSAYFEYQSKGMIKKIIVGDYAVQFGQGLVMWSGFGFGKSSETVLIKKNARGIIPYSSTDENSYFRGIAARVAIRKFYSELFYSKHNLDGNLQQSVSGNYITSLQTTGYHRTSGELADKHSQTEEIYGTSLTYSSRRFNTGIIGYFTRFELPFTKNTTTYSRFDFNEKENLNAGFHYNYLYRNINLFGEAGMSKSGGMALLQGVITQLSQNLGASLMVRHYERNYQALKAHGFSENSYTGNESGWYMGLNWKINRMIALSGYADIFQFPWLKYQVDLPSQGSENLVQVSWIPRKTIEMYGRYRIQQKEENEIAPDGKLHSLTNSVQQNIRWNLRMDLDETWEWSSRFEYIQTRKGVSKPMKGFALYQEIFYHPLKSKISGSVRYALFNCPDYDARIYSYENDVLYSYSIPASYGTGNRFYINLRYRVFRGMNLWFKYASTSFSKLPATADPDESNNLKSEYKMQMIFQF
- a CDS encoding 3-phosphoshikimate 1-carboxyvinyltransferase, which translates into the protein MPFLISGSQIQETCHIKLTSSKSISNRLMMIQALSKEPITLHNLATAEDTVLLNSLLKGDHKELDARDAGTVFRFLVAYLAIQPGIHVLKGSKRMNERPVGPLVNALNQLGANITYLGVPGFPPLQIEGKDIAGGIVSIDAGISSQFISALLMIAPLLEEGLQIRLEGEIVSRPYIQMTLDLMSRFGVQAQRKGNEIHVPHQSYQGKEMIVETDWSSASFWYLISALSPGRVFFLEGLQADTLQGDSQVADWMKSLGVETVFEKDGAKIVSQGFSSWSQTAPFHFDFKNCPDLFPPMLVACAALSAEARFSSLSNLKHKESDRLSVLLGELGKCGLKYQLNDAQDELLLPNQKLSPPDRTFHTHQDHRIAMALAPLSQIFGTVKLDDISVVQKSYPEFWNQLSSSGFSVQKIS